The following proteins are encoded in a genomic region of Gimesia algae:
- a CDS encoding DUF1501 domain-containing protein: MLKLFPQKVSNCETGSRRQFLLEVGALSAFGITLDSLLRGQAHASESESAALKDPSNDTNCILIWTRGGTSHHDTFDPKPNASADVRGDFSAISTALPGYQFTDQLPLFAKHANEFSIMRNLNPQNGSHSTADAFMLSGHKFNPSVTYPCYGAVVAKTKGFKTNIPPHIQIGNHVDRRFNGGLGGYLGLQYNPFEIPGDPNAKNFTVRDISPPSGITIDRMKRRQQALQAIDTLQRQAEHNQNSFEASDAHYKNAFSMITSADTQKAFDLSQESDKTRDDYGRHYLGQSCLLARRLIESGSRFVTVSSGGWDTHTNNFKSLRGSLPPFDRALTSLVLDLKQRGMLNNTLVVWLTDFGRTPVINSAAGRDHWSTASTMMMIGAGTPAGQIIGATDETGSRPVGKEYYPADVAASIYTKLGVNLDHYFVSPEDGRPLIVCDGQPIPELMG, translated from the coding sequence ATGCTGAAACTATTCCCGCAAAAAGTTTCGAACTGCGAAACTGGAAGCCGACGTCAATTTCTCCTGGAAGTTGGTGCGCTCAGTGCATTTGGAATCACCCTCGATTCCCTGCTGCGTGGTCAGGCTCATGCTTCCGAAAGCGAGTCTGCAGCGCTGAAAGATCCTTCCAACGACACCAACTGTATTCTGATCTGGACACGTGGCGGTACGAGCCACCACGATACCTTCGATCCCAAGCCGAACGCCTCGGCTGATGTGCGTGGCGATTTTTCCGCCATCAGCACTGCCCTGCCCGGTTATCAATTTACCGATCAGCTGCCGCTGTTCGCCAAACATGCCAATGAATTCTCCATCATGCGGAACCTGAATCCGCAGAACGGCTCGCACTCGACGGCTGACGCCTTCATGCTTTCAGGACATAAATTTAATCCTTCGGTGACCTACCCCTGCTATGGTGCGGTTGTCGCCAAGACCAAAGGCTTCAAAACCAACATTCCACCGCACATTCAGATTGGAAACCATGTCGACCGTCGCTTTAACGGCGGCCTGGGTGGTTATCTGGGTCTGCAGTACAATCCGTTTGAAATTCCCGGCGATCCCAACGCGAAAAACTTTACCGTGCGTGATATCTCTCCGCCATCCGGGATTACCATTGATCGCATGAAGCGTCGTCAACAGGCTCTGCAGGCGATTGATACGCTGCAGCGTCAGGCAGAGCATAATCAGAATTCGTTTGAAGCATCTGACGCGCATTATAAAAATGCATTCAGCATGATTACTTCGGCTGATACACAGAAAGCGTTTGACCTGAGCCAGGAATCAGACAAGACACGCGATGATTACGGGCGTCACTACCTGGGACAAAGCTGTCTTCTGGCCCGGCGTCTGATTGAATCGGGTTCACGTTTTGTGACCGTCAGCAGTGGTGGCTGGGATACCCACACCAATAACTTCAAATCGCTGCGTGGTTCTCTGCCTCCCTTTGACCGGGCTTTGACCTCACTGGTTCTGGACCTCAAACAACGGGGCATGCTGAACAACACCCTGGTCGTCTGGCTGACCGACTTTGGTCGTACTCCGGTGATCAACTCGGCCGCTGGTCGTGACCACTGGTCGACCGCTTCGACCATGATGATGATCGGTGCGGGCACTCCTGCAGGTCAGATCATTGGCGCGACCGATGAAACCGGTTCGCGTCCGGTGGGTAAAGAATATTACCCCGCCGACGTCGCCGCTTCGATTTACACCAAACTGGGTGTCAACCTGGATCATTACTTTGTTTCACCCGAAGATGGTCGCCCCCTGATCGTCTGCGACGGACAACCGATTCCTGAGCTGATGGGTTAA
- a CDS encoding COG1470 family protein, giving the protein MRCILYSLLTISLFVITPARLKAADDKQTPPPAKIGFRQLVTFKPAAVQQGDKRKIQLHASYTLDNTHSVFFDQPGIKMTFAEPKPKAAPRRGRGSAGTPFAFDIEVPKDQAARVYECRVATDQAVSSVTHLLVTPYPVIEEEEKKDNNTFDTAQEITVPSTVCGIVEKSEDMDCFKFKGKKGQQITLEVYAQRVTEAIHTMQTSNVYLMDSILTLYGPQKQIIAQNDNFIKSDSLISFKLPADGEYVFEIRDTRYVGSGKYAYCIEVSDGPYATHTMPLAVQKGKETEVALEGYALQGHTKASFSAKETKETGWAKRTFNTPAGKTNAVWTLISEHPQAVAADTNTSMKTAFPLTFPMGVSGQITEAEQTQFFSFKAKKGQYYSFQLMSNRIDLPLDCVMEVLDSKGKANRVFVNGGANVEADDGLQMKDVDFHFLAPADGEYYVTLRDLHDRGGDRFAYHLTAELSGPDFQVGGEYYYAQIAPGTNMMWFARVKRLNGFDGPIELNIEGLPKGVTFEPVTLPSGVNDCGLILKAGKDAPINASLVKISGKAKVKGPDGKEQEIVRAGRITCEIQSRGGGQARWPINTSIVGVTKPLDILEVTATPSEIVLKPGESAEIKVKVKRSEAYKDPIVLATAFEYFRSKFGQQLPPGVTLSKKSKTRLAGETLEGTLIIEASKKATPVKRFPFAAMARVGITFSITTNYASNVIYLTITDEDAKDKLAKK; this is encoded by the coding sequence ATGCGTTGCATACTTTACTCACTACTGACCATAAGCCTGTTCGTCATCACCCCCGCCAGGCTCAAAGCCGCCGATGACAAGCAGACACCGCCCCCTGCAAAAATTGGTTTCCGACAGCTGGTGACGTTCAAACCCGCAGCCGTCCAGCAGGGTGACAAACGCAAGATTCAGTTGCACGCCAGCTATACTCTGGATAATACCCACTCGGTCTTTTTTGATCAGCCTGGTATCAAGATGACCTTTGCCGAGCCGAAGCCCAAAGCGGCCCCAAGGCGTGGTCGTGGATCAGCGGGAACTCCTTTTGCATTTGATATCGAAGTCCCGAAAGATCAAGCCGCACGCGTCTATGAATGCCGCGTGGCAACCGATCAGGCGGTCTCCAGTGTCACGCATTTGCTGGTCACACCCTACCCTGTCATCGAAGAAGAGGAAAAGAAAGACAACAACACGTTTGACACCGCGCAGGAAATCACGGTTCCCTCAACCGTCTGTGGTATCGTTGAGAAGTCTGAAGACATGGACTGCTTTAAATTCAAAGGGAAAAAGGGGCAGCAGATTACGCTGGAAGTTTATGCCCAGCGCGTCACGGAAGCCATTCACACCATGCAGACTTCCAATGTGTACCTGATGGATTCGATCCTGACATTATATGGCCCTCAGAAACAGATTATTGCTCAGAACGATAACTTCATCAAATCGGATTCGCTGATTTCTTTCAAATTGCCAGCCGATGGTGAGTATGTCTTCGAAATCCGTGATACCCGCTATGTGGGTTCCGGCAAATATGCCTACTGCATTGAAGTCAGCGATGGTCCTTACGCGACTCATACCATGCCCCTGGCAGTTCAGAAGGGAAAAGAGACGGAAGTTGCTCTCGAAGGTTATGCATTACAGGGACATACCAAAGCCAGCTTCTCTGCGAAAGAGACCAAAGAAACGGGCTGGGCCAAACGGACATTTAACACACCGGCCGGCAAGACCAATGCCGTCTGGACGCTGATCAGTGAGCATCCTCAGGCGGTTGCCGCTGACACGAATACCTCGATGAAAACCGCCTTTCCGCTGACGTTCCCGATGGGAGTCAGTGGCCAGATCACGGAAGCCGAGCAGACACAGTTCTTCTCCTTCAAAGCAAAAAAAGGGCAATACTATTCTTTCCAGCTGATGTCGAACCGCATCGACCTGCCGCTGGATTGCGTGATGGAAGTTCTCGACTCCAAAGGTAAAGCGAATCGGGTCTTTGTGAACGGCGGTGCGAATGTCGAAGCCGACGATGGTCTGCAGATGAAAGACGTTGACTTCCACTTTCTGGCTCCTGCAGACGGCGAGTATTACGTAACACTCCGTGATCTGCACGACCGGGGCGGCGATCGTTTTGCCTATCATCTGACGGCTGAATTGAGTGGCCCTGATTTTCAAGTCGGTGGCGAATACTATTATGCCCAGATTGCACCGGGGACGAACATGATGTGGTTCGCACGCGTCAAACGCCTGAATGGTTTTGATGGTCCGATTGAATTGAATATCGAAGGGCTACCCAAGGGGGTCACCTTTGAACCGGTTACACTGCCGTCTGGAGTGAATGACTGTGGCCTGATTCTGAAAGCAGGGAAAGATGCTCCCATCAACGCTTCGCTGGTCAAGATCTCTGGCAAAGCCAAAGTAAAAGGCCCTGATGGCAAAGAGCAGGAAATCGTCCGCGCAGGTCGCATCACCTGTGAAATTCAGTCGCGTGGTGGCGGACAGGCACGCTGGCCGATCAACACCTCGATTGTAGGTGTGACGAAGCCACTGGACATCCTTGAAGTGACCGCGACTCCCAGCGAAATCGTGTTGAAACCGGGTGAATCTGCTGAGATCAAAGTGAAGGTTAAACGCAGCGAAGCTTATAAAGATCCCATAGTACTGGCGACCGCCTTCGAGTATTTCCGTTCCAAATTCGGTCAGCAGCTGCCGCCCGGCGTTACACTTTCCAAGAAAAGCAAAACCCGTCTGGCCGGCGAGACACTGGAAGGGACTTTGATTATTGAAGCCTCCAAAAAGGCAACGCCTGTCAAACGTTTTCCGTTCGCCGCGATGGCACGGGTGGGAATCACTTTTTCGATTACTACAAATTATGCATCGAATGTGATTTATCTGACGATCACCGATGAGGATGCCAAAGACAAGCTGGCGAAAAAATAG
- a CDS encoding DUF1570 domain-containing protein: MARRDLNIPLSLLSVSSLLRTIIYCLSLCCLSDGGLVSAQSPTKTEKTAPPLFEFTFTDDMKREQTLEAAQILQAQDGGVVMLTRDGRLLTATPEQLKSKRPLDREFTPLDASELEKQLKAEFGDDFTVTQTKHFTICSQAGKRYSQWCGYLFERLYMVLHNYWDDKAHPLHEPEVPLIAVIFKDRANFEQYASQLLGDGAAATHGFYSIQSNRMVLYDLTAAPNERPAYTDADILFKLRKSPFNVATVIHECTHQIAFNVGLHTRFADNPLWLTEGMATYFETPDLKSKTGWRTVGKPNPWRLRQFQDYARSRRPADSLQTLISSDQRFQEAESLLDTYAEAWAFTYFLIKTKRRLYEEYLHLIAARQPLIWSTPAARLKDFQSVFGEDLNQLDQQFLRYMRQISR, translated from the coding sequence ATGGCCCGGAGAGATTTGAACATTCCACTTTCGCTGCTGAGCGTAAGTTCTCTCCTGCGCACGATAATCTACTGTCTGAGTCTGTGCTGTCTTTCTGATGGCGGCCTGGTTTCTGCTCAGAGTCCCACCAAAACGGAGAAGACCGCCCCCCCTCTGTTTGAATTCACGTTTACGGATGACATGAAACGGGAACAGACCCTCGAAGCCGCCCAGATTCTGCAGGCCCAGGATGGAGGTGTCGTGATGCTGACCCGCGACGGCCGACTGTTGACGGCGACGCCTGAGCAACTCAAAAGCAAACGGCCTCTGGATCGCGAGTTCACCCCCCTGGATGCGAGTGAACTCGAAAAGCAGTTAAAAGCCGAATTCGGCGATGATTTCACCGTCACTCAGACCAAACATTTCACCATCTGCAGCCAGGCGGGCAAACGCTATTCGCAGTGGTGCGGTTATCTGTTCGAACGCCTCTATATGGTCCTGCATAACTACTGGGATGACAAGGCGCATCCACTGCATGAGCCGGAAGTCCCATTGATCGCGGTCATCTTCAAGGATCGCGCGAACTTCGAACAGTACGCGAGCCAGCTGCTGGGCGACGGTGCCGCCGCCACGCACGGCTTCTATTCGATTCAATCGAACCGGATGGTGCTCTACGACCTGACAGCAGCTCCGAATGAACGCCCGGCTTACACAGACGCCGACATTCTGTTCAAACTGCGCAAGTCGCCGTTCAATGTCGCCACCGTCATCCATGAATGCACGCATCAGATCGCATTTAATGTGGGACTGCATACTCGTTTCGCCGATAACCCGCTCTGGCTCACCGAAGGCATGGCGACGTATTTTGAAACCCCCGACCTGAAAAGCAAAACCGGCTGGCGAACCGTGGGCAAACCGAATCCCTGGCGATTAAGACAGTTTCAGGATTACGCGCGTTCCCGCAGACCAGCCGACTCGCTGCAGACACTGATCTCCTCTGACCAGCGGTTCCAGGAAGCCGAGTCCCTGCTCGACACCTATGCGGAAGCCTGGGCCTTCACTTACTTCCTGATCAAAACCAAACGTCGGCTCTATGAAGAGTATCTGCACCTGATCGCGGCCCGCCAGCCGCTAATCTGGTCTACTCCCGCAGCACGACTCAAAGACTTTCAGTCTGTCTTTGGCGAGGATCTGAACCAGCTCGATCAGCAATTTCTCAGATACATGCGACAAATCAGCCGTTAA
- a CDS encoding AI-2E family transporter codes for MSTPLQPSDEQAKVITGCLLLLSIIALAGVFYITQAVLIPFVIAIFIATIVTPMVDLLVLKWKLPQIIAISLTLLLVLSFGFLICMTLIYSTQQVIYKAETQYSEKFGIFINSAFEAAKEADDLPETQPVEEKAEPQFQDIDQKEPSPEVPPVIKADASEPLVAEKPETGWFQKMGIDLDTLKKATIDYMRDSLKSIAVSTMQSALNFTTTSFFVAIFVIFLLAGRNPNAVVKNVIYFEIEQKIRSYISTKLVLSMITAILVGFTLKLFGLELALVFAILTFLLNFIPSVGSVIATLLPLPVAFAQFSDSPWTIAGVILIPGAIQMTIGNGIEPKLMGEGLQLHPVTVLLALSFWTLLWGPIGAILAVPITAAIRIVLMRFESGRTAGNLLAGILPGESTTVA; via the coding sequence ATGTCAACTCCCCTGCAACCATCGGATGAGCAAGCCAAGGTCATCACAGGCTGTCTGTTGCTGCTGTCCATCATCGCGCTGGCAGGTGTATTTTACATTACCCAGGCAGTTCTGATCCCGTTTGTGATTGCGATTTTCATCGCAACGATCGTCACTCCCATGGTCGACCTGCTGGTTTTGAAATGGAAACTGCCTCAGATCATCGCGATTTCTCTGACGCTGCTGCTGGTATTATCTTTCGGCTTTTTAATCTGCATGACCCTGATTTATTCCACACAGCAGGTGATCTACAAAGCAGAAACTCAATACAGCGAAAAGTTCGGCATCTTTATCAACTCTGCCTTTGAGGCCGCCAAAGAAGCCGATGATCTCCCCGAGACACAACCAGTAGAGGAAAAAGCGGAACCACAGTTTCAAGACATTGACCAGAAAGAGCCCAGTCCGGAAGTACCTCCTGTCATTAAAGCTGACGCCTCTGAACCGCTGGTTGCCGAAAAACCGGAGACCGGCTGGTTCCAGAAAATGGGCATTGATCTGGATACGCTCAAAAAAGCAACCATTGACTATATGCGAGACTCATTAAAATCGATCGCCGTCAGCACCATGCAGTCAGCGCTGAACTTTACCACGACCTCCTTTTTTGTGGCAATTTTCGTAATCTTTCTACTGGCGGGACGCAACCCGAATGCGGTCGTGAAAAATGTGATCTACTTTGAGATTGAACAGAAAATTCGCAGCTATATTTCGACGAAACTCGTGCTGTCAATGATTACAGCCATCCTCGTCGGATTCACTTTGAAACTGTTTGGGCTGGAACTCGCGCTGGTATTTGCGATCCTGACCTTTCTGCTGAACTTCATTCCGTCTGTCGGTTCGGTAATCGCGACGCTGTTGCCGCTGCCGGTTGCGTTTGCACAGTTCTCTGACAGTCCCTGGACGATTGCCGGCGTAATTCTGATTCCAGGCGCGATTCAAATGACCATCGGCAACGGGATCGAACCTAAACTGATGGGGGAAGGCCTGCAACTGCATCCGGTAACCGTCCTGCTGGCCCTTTCCTTCTGGACCCTGCTCTGGGGGCCCATCGGTGCGATTCTGGCGGTCCCGATCACCGCTGCGATCCGCATTGTCCTGATGCGATTCGAATCCGGACGGACCGCCGGCAACCTGCTGGCCGGCATCCTGCCCGGGGAATCGACGACGGTGGCGTGA
- a CDS encoding right-handed parallel beta-helix repeat-containing protein has translation MKSKTLVPVCVVAVVLMGLYLIPPAASQSQTTSQPESSRVNASKTVLELGVKGDGITDDSAAIQKLVDASVGSLRFPSGQYRFTKPVVIDLTKVGPTSISGDGTATILMEGAGPAFHFIGTHNGTASPKTVQPVVWEKERTPMIDGIEIVGKHPEAIGVAASKTMQINITRLVVRKALHGIHLYERNRNVSIDNCHLYENEGVGIYLEKLNLHQINISDSHISYNKQGGIVVRESEIRNIQIGNCDIEGNMGQETEPTANILFDISKGSLREGAIFGCTIQHTNDAPDSANVRFIGNGPEDPRKVGNFAIADNSMSDVAVNIHLKHARGITITGNTLWQAYEHNLLVEDSSHIVLGSNLLDRNPDYRAKTKDANVFKDCTDCTLNALNILATRGVPAGLILENCARMNITNCSIRQCQNGGILLSNVKQSRISDCLITEGEKNFAIRVTGGQEIQITDNLVSGSIDVGPGTEVSNTMTVY, from the coding sequence ATGAAATCGAAAACTCTCGTTCCCGTGTGTGTGGTGGCCGTGGTACTAATGGGTCTGTACCTGATTCCTCCTGCTGCATCCCAGTCCCAGACGACTTCGCAGCCCGAGTCTTCCCGCGTCAATGCCAGCAAAACCGTATTGGAATTAGGTGTCAAAGGAGATGGCATCACCGATGACTCCGCCGCCATTCAGAAGTTAGTTGACGCTTCGGTCGGCTCGCTGCGATTTCCCTCGGGCCAGTATCGCTTCACCAAACCGGTCGTCATCGATTTGACGAAGGTCGGACCGACATCCATTTCCGGTGATGGCACGGCGACGATTCTAATGGAAGGCGCGGGCCCTGCGTTTCATTTTATTGGCACACATAACGGAACCGCGAGTCCGAAAACCGTCCAGCCGGTTGTCTGGGAAAAGGAACGGACGCCGATGATCGACGGCATCGAAATCGTCGGCAAACATCCGGAAGCAATCGGAGTGGCGGCGTCGAAAACCATGCAGATCAACATCACTCGCCTGGTAGTACGCAAGGCGCTGCACGGAATTCATTTGTATGAACGGAACCGCAATGTCTCTATTGATAATTGTCATCTGTATGAAAATGAAGGGGTCGGCATTTATCTGGAAAAGCTGAACCTGCATCAGATCAACATTTCCGATTCGCATATCAGCTACAACAAACAGGGCGGAATTGTGGTTCGCGAGAGTGAGATCCGCAATATTCAAATCGGCAACTGCGACATTGAAGGTAACATGGGACAGGAAACAGAGCCGACGGCCAATATCCTGTTCGACATTTCTAAAGGCTCACTGCGCGAAGGCGCCATCTTCGGCTGTACGATTCAGCATACCAACGACGCACCCGATTCTGCCAACGTCCGCTTTATCGGCAACGGTCCCGAAGATCCCCGCAAGGTGGGTAACTTCGCGATCGCCGACAATTCCATGAGTGATGTCGCCGTCAATATTCACCTCAAGCATGCCCGCGGCATCACGATTACCGGCAATACACTCTGGCAGGCGTACGAACACAATCTGCTGGTGGAAGATTCGTCTCATATTGTGCTCGGATCCAATCTGCTGGACCGCAACCCTGATTACCGGGCAAAAACCAAAGATGCGAACGTTTTCAAAGACTGCACCGATTGCACGCTCAACGCGCTGAATATTCTGGCGACCCGGGGCGTTCCCGCCGGTCTGATCCTGGAAAACTGCGCGAGAATGAACATCACGAACTGTTCAATCCGACAATGTCAGAACGGTGGCATCCTGCTGTCAAACGTCAAGCAGTCCCGCATTTCCGACTGCCTGATTACCGAAGGCGAGAAAAATTTCGCGATCCGCGTTACCGGTGGCCAGGAGATTCAGATCACCGATAACCTGGTTTCGGGCAGTATCGATGTCGGCCCGGGTACGGAAGTCTCAAATACCATGACCGTGTATTAA
- the rsgA gene encoding ribosome small subunit-dependent GTPase A: MAKKKGKKIRVAFKKNRQKKVRKNKLASHQIDEQVDSQYRDASERLTGKGDLTRHRTVMGVEHETEDGTEIVIDIDEQNCIPGRVIRSQGLNSVVQVEDGTRYECTIRRLVRTMSRDDRNAVVAGDHVLIRPEGDEHQAVIERVEPRRSYLSRGSKRREHILVSNIDQAVIVVSADDPPLKPSLIDRFLISSEKGNIHSIICINKIDLVDPVDFQPLIGVYAQMGYDIVLTSVTEGTGIPRLRSLLKGKQSVFSGQSGVGKSSLLNQIDERLLLETAEISQENRKGRHTTRFAVLLEISTGGWVVDTPGIRQLELWDVIPAEVEGFFRDFIPFVTQCRFPDCSHTHETDCGVKRAVAHDFISRQRYQSYLKIIAGDEPRPVYHQ, translated from the coding sequence GTGGCTAAGAAAAAAGGAAAAAAAATCCGGGTTGCGTTCAAAAAGAACCGTCAGAAAAAGGTTCGGAAGAATAAACTCGCCAGCCATCAGATCGACGAGCAGGTCGATTCGCAGTACCGGGATGCCAGCGAGCGACTGACGGGCAAAGGTGATCTCACCCGCCATCGCACCGTAATGGGGGTCGAGCATGAAACCGAGGATGGCACCGAGATCGTCATCGACATTGACGAACAGAACTGCATCCCGGGCCGCGTAATCCGCTCACAGGGCTTGAACTCGGTTGTGCAGGTGGAAGATGGCACGCGCTATGAATGTACCATCAGGCGGCTGGTGCGCACCATGTCCCGCGATGACCGCAATGCTGTCGTCGCCGGCGACCATGTGCTGATCCGACCCGAAGGCGATGAACACCAGGCGGTCATCGAACGCGTTGAGCCGCGACGCTCCTACCTCTCGCGGGGCAGTAAACGTCGCGAACATATCCTTGTCAGCAATATTGACCAGGCGGTGATCGTGGTCTCCGCCGACGATCCGCCGCTCAAACCCTCACTGATTGACCGCTTCCTGATCAGTTCCGAAAAAGGTAACATCCACTCCATCATCTGCATCAATAAAATCGACCTGGTTGATCCAGTCGACTTCCAGCCGTTGATCGGCGTGTATGCACAGATGGGGTACGACATCGTGTTAACCAGCGTGACAGAGGGAACTGGCATCCCGCGGCTGCGATCGCTGCTCAAAGGCAAACAGAGTGTATTTTCTGGCCAGAGTGGCGTGGGGAAGTCATCGTTGCTCAACCAGATCGATGAGCGGCTGCTGCTGGAGACGGCTGAAATCAGCCAGGAAAATCGTAAGGGGCGGCACACCACCCGTTTCGCCGTCCTGCTCGAAATTTCCACCGGCGGCTGGGTGGTCGACACTCCGGGGATTCGTCAGCTGGAGCTGTGGGATGTGATCCCCGCAGAAGTCGAAGGCTTCTTCCGCGACTTCATCCCGTTTGTGACCCAGTGCCGCTTTCCGGATTGCTCGCACACGCATGAAACCGATTGTGGCGTGAAACGCGCCGTCGCCCATGATTTCATTTCCCGTCAGCGTTATCAGAGTTATCTCAAAATTATCGCCGGCGACGAGCCACGCCCCGTTTATCATCAGTAA
- a CDS encoding FHA domain-containing protein, whose amino-acid sequence MLGELNPCGGGDPIPLLSEVLLIGRRSKCDITLQFPNISSHHCQLEFLNGYWRVRDMNSRNGIKVNGDRCDIKWLLPGDRLSIAKHDFDINYTPQSDEPPPEEDNPFEMSLMEKAGLVKREKRPERPMAPPANKPAKIELPEDESQMTDDELGLKFLIDQDDEQDSSA is encoded by the coding sequence ATGTTAGGTGAACTAAACCCGTGTGGAGGCGGCGACCCGATTCCGCTGCTGTCTGAAGTCTTATTGATTGGCCGCCGCAGTAAATGTGACATCACACTGCAGTTTCCCAATATATCTTCACATCATTGCCAGCTGGAATTCCTCAACGGTTACTGGCGCGTCCGTGATATGAACAGCCGCAACGGGATCAAAGTCAATGGTGACCGTTGCGATATCAAGTGGCTGCTGCCGGGAGATCGACTCTCGATTGCCAAACACGATTTTGATATCAATTACACACCCCAGTCCGATGAACCGCCACCGGAAGAAGATAACCCGTTCGAAATGAGCCTGATGGAAAAAGCGGGTCTTGTCAAGCGGGAAAAACGTCCGGAGCGTCCGATGGCACCACCGGCAAACAAACCTGCCAAGATTGAGCTGCCGGAAGATGAATCTCAGATGACCGACGATGAACTCGGATTGAAATTTCTCATCGATCAGGATGATGAGCAGGACAGTTCAGCATGA